A section of the Amycolatopsis sp. AA4 genome encodes:
- a CDS encoding ATP-dependent DNA helicase yields MSPVVVANPVGPAEIADALGLHRPTPEQATVIASPVEPSLVVAGAGAGKTETMAARVVWLVANGIVSPERVLGLTFTRKAARQLGERVRARLRRLAGSGLLERIDPSGALRATVVAGEPTVLTYHAYAGRLLSEHGLRLPVQPGVRLLSETSSWQLAHRVVSTWDNDLDTDRVPPTVTAQLLALAGELGEHLISTEQLGQYTEWLCEIIENAPRAKGQRASLPVKLQEVLAAQRFRLALLPLVEDYHRRKRAEGALDFADQMSLAAQLADGYPAVVAGERERYGAVLLDEYQDTGHAQRVLLRSLFGGVDHPPMPVTAVGDPAQAIYGWRGASAANLPRFTTDFPRRGEERLETAHEFGLLTSFRNPPEILELANAISEPLRQRGLGVERLRARDGAGPADIAVALLPDVRAEREWVADAMAQRWHAEKEASGKPPTAAVLVRRRADMAPIAAEMRMRGLPVEVVGLGGLLDEPEVADLVSTLRVLADPLAGSAAARLLTGARWRIAAADVAALWRRANELTSPEPRAKEGEEPELVAERAEQAGLIDAVDEPGAPERYSPEGYRRIRRLGAELTALRRRLDQSLPELVADVERTMLLDVESLARPGSAGRAHLDAFAEVVTDYAETAPTATLLSFVDYLNTAAHAEDGLTPGEVQVVPDRVQVLTVHSAKGLEWEVVAVPHLVAEVFPGKRRSSSWLRTSTALPAHLRGDAADLPKLQISEGYDRKEVQEALELHEEGFVAREADEERRLCYVALTRSERALLVSGHWWNESSTRAKGPSIFLTEIAEVMNEADPPLGVVDVWAEEPEEGDENPLVADSRTAQWPVDPLGDRRSGVATGVELLLAEMAALEEEPEPEPEAEPLPAADDDEIPLPPEPEDDYPPDDEYFEDDEDVIDPEDPDGWAADTDVLLAERARSQSTVDRVALPAQLSVSQLVDLASDADALAQRLRRPLPLPPNTFARRGTAFHSWLEQRFSGDRLLEIDDLPGAADVGEAPDTDFEALQEAFENSEWADRVPLAVEVPFSADIEGITLRGRMDAVYADPDGGWTVVDWKTGSVPSEERLPALAIQLGAYRLAWAALKKVPVERVRAAFHYVRHGHTLRPADLLDAEGLRSLLRNVPQE; encoded by the coding sequence GTGAGCCCGGTGGTCGTTGCCAACCCGGTCGGACCCGCGGAAATCGCGGACGCACTGGGGTTGCACCGTCCGACGCCCGAGCAGGCGACCGTGATCGCGTCGCCGGTCGAGCCGTCGCTGGTCGTCGCGGGCGCGGGCGCGGGAAAGACCGAAACCATGGCCGCGCGCGTGGTCTGGCTGGTGGCCAACGGAATCGTGAGCCCGGAGCGGGTACTCGGCCTGACCTTCACCCGGAAAGCCGCGCGTCAGCTTGGCGAACGGGTGCGGGCTCGGTTGCGGCGGCTCGCTGGTTCGGGGCTGTTGGAACGGATCGATCCGTCGGGCGCGTTGCGGGCCACTGTGGTCGCGGGTGAACCGACGGTGCTGACGTATCACGCGTATGCCGGACGGTTGTTGTCGGAGCATGGGTTGCGGCTTCCGGTGCAGCCTGGCGTCCGATTGCTGTCGGAGACTTCTTCGTGGCAGCTGGCACATCGCGTGGTGTCCACTTGGGACAATGACCTGGACACCGACCGGGTGCCGCCGACGGTCACCGCGCAGCTGCTCGCGCTGGCCGGTGAACTTGGCGAGCATCTGATTTCGACGGAGCAGCTCGGGCAGTACACGGAGTGGCTGTGCGAGATCATCGAGAACGCTCCGCGCGCTAAGGGCCAGCGTGCGTCGCTGCCGGTGAAACTGCAGGAAGTTCTGGCAGCACAACGGTTTCGATTGGCCTTGCTGCCATTGGTCGAGGATTATCATCGGCGCAAACGGGCGGAAGGCGCGCTCGACTTCGCGGATCAGATGTCGCTGGCCGCGCAGCTCGCCGACGGGTATCCGGCGGTGGTCGCGGGGGAGCGCGAGCGGTACGGGGCGGTGCTGCTGGACGAATACCAGGACACCGGGCACGCGCAACGAGTGCTGCTGCGGTCGTTGTTCGGCGGCGTGGATCATCCGCCGATGCCGGTGACCGCGGTCGGCGACCCGGCACAGGCGATTTACGGCTGGCGCGGCGCGAGTGCGGCGAACCTGCCCCGATTCACCACCGACTTCCCGCGTCGGGGCGAGGAACGGCTGGAAACCGCCCACGAATTCGGGCTGCTCACCAGTTTCCGCAATCCGCCCGAAATCCTGGAACTGGCCAACGCGATCTCGGAACCGTTGCGGCAGCGCGGACTTGGCGTCGAACGGCTGCGGGCGCGAGACGGGGCCGGCCCGGCGGACATCGCGGTCGCGCTGCTGCCGGACGTGCGCGCGGAACGCGAGTGGGTCGCGGACGCGATGGCACAGCGGTGGCATGCGGAGAAAGAAGCCTCCGGCAAGCCGCCGACCGCGGCGGTGCTGGTGCGCCGCCGGGCGGACATGGCGCCGATCGCGGCGGAAATGCGGATGCGCGGGCTGCCGGTGGAGGTCGTGGGCCTCGGCGGATTGCTGGACGAACCGGAGGTCGCCGACCTGGTCTCCACCCTGCGGGTGCTCGCCGATCCGCTGGCGGGCAGCGCGGCGGCTCGGCTGCTGACCGGCGCGCGGTGGCGGATCGCGGCGGCGGACGTCGCGGCGTTGTGGCGGCGGGCCAACGAACTCACCTCGCCCGAGCCGCGGGCGAAGGAGGGCGAAGAGCCGGAACTGGTCGCCGAACGCGCGGAACAAGCCGGGCTGATCGACGCCGTCGACGAACCCGGTGCGCCAGAGCGTTATTCCCCGGAAGGGTATCGGCGAATTCGCCGCCTGGGCGCGGAATTGACCGCGCTGCGACGGCGGCTGGATCAGTCGCTGCCGGAATTGGTGGCGGACGTCGAACGCACGATGCTGCTTGACGTCGAATCGCTTGCCCGTCCTGGATCGGCCGGGCGCGCGCATTTGGACGCGTTCGCGGAAGTCGTTACCGATTACGCGGAGACCGCGCCGACGGCGACTCTTTTGTCCTTTGTGGACTACCTGAACACCGCGGCGCACGCGGAAGACGGCCTCACGCCTGGCGAGGTGCAGGTGGTTCCGGATCGCGTGCAGGTGCTCACCGTGCACTCCGCCAAGGGGCTGGAGTGGGAAGTGGTGGCGGTCCCGCATCTGGTCGCTGAGGTGTTCCCGGGCAAGCGTCGTTCGTCTTCGTGGTTGCGCACGTCCACTGCGTTGCCCGCGCATTTGCGGGGCGACGCGGCGGATCTGCCGAAGCTGCAGATCTCGGAAGGCTATGACCGCAAGGAAGTGCAGGAAGCGCTGGAGCTGCACGAGGAAGGGTTCGTCGCGCGCGAAGCCGACGAGGAACGACGGTTGTGTTACGTCGCCTTGACCCGTTCCGAGCGTGCGCTGCTCGTTTCCGGACATTGGTGGAACGAAAGCAGCACACGGGCTAAGGGACCGTCGATCTTCCTGACCGAGATCGCCGAAGTGATGAACGAGGCCGATCCGCCGCTGGGCGTCGTGGACGTCTGGGCCGAGGAACCGGAGGAGGGCGACGAGAACCCGCTGGTCGCGGACTCCCGGACGGCGCAGTGGCCGGTGGACCCGCTCGGTGACCGGCGGTCCGGCGTGGCGACCGGCGTGGAGCTGCTGCTGGCGGAAATGGCCGCGCTGGAAGAGGAACCCGAGCCCGAACCGGAAGCCGAGCCGCTTCCGGCGGCCGACGACGACGAAATCCCGCTGCCGCCGGAACCGGAAGACGACTACCCGCCAGACGACGAATACTTCGAAGACGACGAGGACGTCATCGATCCGGAAGACCCGGACGGCTGGGCTGCCGACACCGACGTTCTCCTCGCCGAACGCGCCCGCTCGCAGTCCACAGTGGATCGTGTCGCGCTGCCCGCGCAGCTGAGCGTGAGCCAGCTGGTCGACCTGGCGTCCGATGCGGACGCTCTCGCGCAACGGCTGCGTCGTCCGCTTCCGTTGCCGCCCAACACCTTCGCTCGCCGCGGTACCGCATTCCACAGCTGGCTGGAGCAACGGTTTTCCGGCGACCGGCTGCTGGAGATCGACGACCTGCCCGGCGCGGCCGACGTCGGCGAAGCACCGGACACCGATTTCGAAGCCCTGCAAGAAGCTTTCGAGAACAGCGAATGGGCCGACCGGGTCCCGCTCGCGGTGGAGGTGCCGTTCTCCGCGGACATCGAAGGCATCACTCTGCGCGGCCGGATGGACGCCGTGTACGCGGATCCCGACGGCGGTTGGACTGTTGTCGACTGGAAAACCGGCTCCGTGCCGTCCGAGGAACGGTTGCCAGCGTTGGCGATTCAGCTCGGCGCGTACCGATTGGCGTGGGCGGCGCTGAAGAAGGTTCCGGTGGAGCGGGTGCGCGCGGCCTTCCACTATGTCCG
- a CDS encoding helix-turn-helix domain-containing protein, producing the protein MDKPGRRSFAFEFKLEVVRRYVGGEATAAELAREHGLSSPKLVENWARAYRREGEDALRPKPKGRPPGVADSPGPGELERLRAENLRLSAENAYLKKLRALREQGRG; encoded by the coding sequence ATGGACAAGCCAGGCAGGCGGTCGTTCGCGTTCGAGTTCAAGCTGGAGGTCGTGCGCCGGTATGTCGGCGGCGAGGCGACCGCGGCCGAGCTGGCGCGCGAGCACGGGCTGTCCTCGCCCAAACTCGTGGAGAACTGGGCGCGGGCGTATCGGCGCGAGGGAGAGGACGCGTTGCGGCCCAAGCCGAAAGGCCGTCCGCCCGGTGTCGCGGACTCGCCGGGTCCCGGCGAGCTGGAGCGGTTGCGGGCGGAGAACCTGCGGCTGTCGGCGGAGAACGCCTACCTAAAAAAATTGCGGGCCTTGAGGGAGCAGGGGCGAGGGTGA
- a CDS encoding ATP-dependent DNA helicase: MRPPVPVAPTFTWDDDARRLLSAPAGFRRVLGGPGTGKTALLATAAARRIAEGADPESVLLLTTSRRAADALRADLTRRLTSDPDQESPLPRTVSEPLVRTVHSYAFSLLRLEARAEELPPPRLLAGAEQDVVVRELLEGDLEEGATSWPEQLRPALTVPGFAEELRDLLMRAAERGLGPEDLTELGHRQDREEWVAAGQFWAQYEEVTQLQGAGGNALGLPAAPALDAAELVTSALLALEDDEELRERERGRVRHLFVDDAHHLDPLQVQLIRTIGHTAEEFVVAGDPDQSVFSFRGADPKLFADSDNDGDRTVMLTTSHRLAPTVRAAVAKLGATLPGASPHRKLVTPPGKRGGKVRVRLMPTPAAEASWIADQLRRAHLVDGVPWSEMAVLVRSPARTFLVLQRALRAAGVPIGSATEELPLAKHSAVRPLLAVLRIAAEPELLDVDIAEMLLSSSLGGADPLALRRLRRGLRRLELAGGGQRSSDELLVEALRGGDILVGLADNEALPVRRVGNLLSITHQAVSRGEGVEQVLWELWQASGLQERLLRLVDRGGSLGAQADRDLDAVVALFDSAGRYADRLPKASVAAFADYLSSQNIAGDTLAPAAIPGEGVSLLTAHASAGREWTVVAVAGVQEGAWPDLRLRGSLLGVERLVDLLSGVDEHDKVSAIAPILAEERRLFYLAASRARRTLLVTAVAGEDEQPSRFLDDLEENGADDGMLDSRMKPPGRSLVLAELVGELREVVCDDKADPERRKRAAKQLARLAAAGVPGAHPDTWYGLPEASTEDPVHGPGDLMRISPSTVEILVKCPLRWLIERHGGSDPAQLAAVTGTLVHGLAQAIAGGSTEEQIQAALDEAWVRVDAGAPWFSRRERSRVEQMLRNFVSWLEKSRQELIEAGVEQDIEVELPMGDEEVRVLLRGRVDRVEMDKDGRPVIVDIKTGKVPVSGADAEKHPQLAAYQLAVLLGAVEGKNTPGGAKLVYVAKGNNKTGATQRDQPPMDEDNGREWLELVRSAAAAAVGPDYQAHENADCDRCPARGCCPLRPEGRQVTGP, from the coding sequence GTGCGCCCGCCGGTCCCCGTCGCACCCACGTTCACCTGGGACGACGACGCGCGCCGGCTGCTGTCGGCTCCCGCCGGATTCCGTCGCGTGCTCGGCGGGCCGGGCACCGGCAAGACGGCGTTGCTCGCCACCGCCGCCGCACGCCGGATCGCGGAGGGGGCGGATCCGGAGAGCGTGCTGCTGCTCACGACGTCCCGCCGGGCGGCGGACGCGTTGCGGGCCGACCTCACGCGGCGGCTCACGTCGGACCCGGATCAGGAGTCTCCGCTGCCCCGCACGGTGAGTGAACCGCTCGTGCGCACCGTGCATTCGTACGCGTTTTCGTTGCTGCGCCTGGAAGCTCGCGCCGAGGAGCTGCCGCCGCCGCGATTGCTCGCCGGGGCGGAGCAGGACGTCGTCGTGCGCGAGCTGCTGGAGGGCGACCTGGAGGAGGGCGCGACCAGCTGGCCCGAGCAGTTGCGTCCGGCGCTGACCGTGCCCGGGTTCGCCGAGGAGCTGCGCGACCTGCTGATGCGGGCGGCCGAACGCGGCCTCGGGCCGGAGGATCTGACCGAACTCGGGCATCGCCAGGACCGCGAGGAATGGGTCGCCGCCGGGCAGTTCTGGGCGCAGTACGAGGAGGTCACCCAGCTGCAGGGAGCGGGCGGCAACGCGCTCGGCCTGCCCGCCGCGCCCGCGCTCGACGCCGCTGAGCTGGTGACCTCGGCCTTGCTCGCGCTGGAGGACGACGAGGAGCTGCGCGAACGCGAGCGCGGTCGGGTCCGGCATTTGTTCGTGGACGACGCGCACCACCTCGATCCATTGCAGGTTCAGCTGATCCGCACGATCGGGCACACCGCGGAAGAATTCGTGGTGGCCGGTGATCCGGATCAGTCGGTGTTTTCCTTCCGCGGTGCGGACCCGAAGCTGTTCGCCGATTCCGACAACGACGGCGACCGGACAGTCATGCTGACCACCTCGCACCGGCTCGCTCCGACGGTCCGGGCGGCGGTCGCTAAGCTCGGTGCGACGTTGCCGGGTGCCTCGCCGCACCGGAAATTGGTTACGCCGCCGGGAAAGCGCGGCGGCAAGGTGCGGGTGCGGCTGATGCCGACCCCGGCAGCGGAGGCCAGTTGGATCGCTGACCAGCTGCGTCGGGCCCACCTCGTCGACGGAGTGCCGTGGTCGGAGATGGCGGTGCTGGTGCGTTCTCCGGCGCGGACTTTCCTGGTGTTGCAACGTGCTTTGCGGGCAGCGGGGGTGCCGATCGGTTCGGCTACCGAGGAATTGCCGCTGGCGAAACATTCCGCGGTGCGGCCGTTGCTGGCGGTGTTGCGGATCGCCGCGGAGCCGGAACTGCTCGACGTCGATATCGCGGAGATGCTGCTGTCCTCGTCGCTCGGCGGGGCGGATCCGTTGGCGTTGCGGCGGTTGCGCCGTGGTCTGCGTCGGCTGGAGTTGGCTGGCGGCGGACAGCGGTCGAGTGACGAACTGCTCGTGGAAGCGTTGCGGGGCGGCGACATTCTCGTCGGTCTCGCGGACAACGAGGCGCTGCCGGTTCGACGGGTCGGCAACCTGTTGAGCATCACGCACCAGGCGGTGAGTCGCGGCGAAGGCGTCGAGCAGGTGCTGTGGGAGCTGTGGCAGGCGAGCGGACTGCAGGAACGGTTGCTGCGCTTGGTGGATCGTGGTGGCTCGCTCGGTGCACAGGCGGACCGCGACCTGGACGCGGTGGTCGCGTTGTTCGATTCGGCGGGCCGGTATGCCGATCGGCTGCCCAAGGCGAGCGTCGCGGCGTTCGCGGATTACCTGTCGTCACAGAACATCGCGGGAGACACGCTCGCTCCGGCGGCCATTCCGGGCGAAGGGGTTTCGCTGCTCACCGCGCACGCGTCGGCGGGTCGCGAGTGGACAGTGGTCGCGGTCGCCGGAGTGCAGGAGGGCGCGTGGCCGGACCTGCGGCTGCGCGGTTCGCTGCTGGGCGTCGAGCGGCTGGTCGACCTGCTGTCCGGAGTGGACGAACACGACAAGGTGTCCGCTATCGCGCCGATCCTCGCCGAAGAGCGGCGGCTGTTCTACCTCGCGGCGAGCCGGGCGCGCCGGACGCTGCTGGTCACCGCGGTCGCCGGGGAAGACGAGCAGCCGTCCCGGTTCCTCGACGACCTCGAGGAGAACGGCGCGGACGACGGCATGCTCGACTCCCGGATGAAGCCGCCGGGCCGGTCGCTCGTGCTGGCCGAATTGGTCGGCGAGTTGCGTGAGGTCGTGTGCGACGACAAGGCCGATCCCGAGCGGCGGAAGCGGGCGGCGAAACAGCTCGCCCGGTTGGCCGCGGCGGGCGTTCCGGGCGCGCATCCGGACACCTGGTACGGGTTGCCGGAAGCGTCCACAGAGGACCCGGTGCACGGTCCGGGCGACCTGATGCGGATCTCGCCGTCCACGGTGGAAATCCTGGTGAAGTGTCCGCTGCGCTGGCTGATCGAACGGCACGGCGGCAGTGATCCGGCGCAGCTCGCGGCGGTTACCGGAACTCTCGTGCACGGCCTGGCGCAGGCGATCGCGGGCGGCAGCACCGAGGAACAGATCCAGGCCGCGCTGGACGAGGCGTGGGTCCGGGTGGACGCCGGCGCGCCGTGGTTCTCGCGCCGGGAACGGTCCCGAGTGGAGCAGATGCTGCGCAACTTCGTGTCGTGGCTGGAAAAGTCGAGGCAGGAACTGATCGAGGCCGGGGTCGAACAGGACATCGAGGTCGAGTTGCCGATGGGCGACGAAGAGGTGCGGGTGCTGCTGCGCGGGCGCGTCGACCGGGTCGAGATGGACAAGGACGGGCGTCCGGTGATCGTGGACATCAAGACCGGCAAGGTCCCGGTGTCCGGTGCGGACGCGGAGAAGCACCCGCAGCTCGCGGCGTACCAGCTGGCCGTGCTGCTGGGCGCGGTCGAGGGCAAAAATACGCCCGGCGGCGCGAAGCTCGTGTATGTCGCGAAGGGGAACAACAAAACCGGTGCCACGCAACGGGATCAGCCGCCGATGGATGAGGACAACGGGCGTGAGTGGCTGGAACTCGTGCGCTCGGCCGCGGCTGCCGCGGTCGGCCCGGACTATCAGGCGCACGAGAACGCTGACTGCGACCGGTGCCCGGCGCGCGGATGCTGCCCGTTGCGTCCGGAAGGCCGTCAGGTGACCGGACCGTGA
- a CDS encoding IS3 family transposase: MKTQAVAALKADYPLPVLLAVAGLARSTFFYHQARPDRPDPHAGLKAAIAEAFEAARGRYGHRRIHTVLARAGWRVAKKTVLALMNALGLVCQVRRPRRRRSWPGRPGTAAENLLNREFGAEAPDTKWVTDVTEFRIGDRKVYLSPVIDLFDRSVIAYACGPSPTLELTNSSLRAAIATLPAGARPLVHSDQGFQYRHASWRSLLADAGLTQSMSRRATCLDNAVAENFFGHLKEELFHHTKFDTVDTFITALHDYIDWYNTTRISTTLQGLSPAEYRAQTLAA; the protein is encoded by the coding sequence GTGAAAACCCAGGCCGTCGCCGCCCTCAAGGCCGACTATCCGCTGCCGGTGCTGCTGGCGGTCGCGGGCCTGGCCCGGTCGACGTTCTTCTACCACCAGGCCCGGCCCGACCGGCCCGACCCGCACGCCGGGCTCAAGGCCGCGATCGCCGAGGCGTTCGAGGCCGCCCGCGGCCGCTACGGGCACCGGCGGATCCACACGGTCCTGGCCCGCGCCGGCTGGCGGGTGGCGAAGAAAACCGTGCTCGCGCTGATGAACGCCCTCGGCCTGGTCTGCCAGGTCCGGCGGCCGCGCCGGCGCCGGTCCTGGCCCGGCCGGCCCGGCACGGCCGCCGAGAACCTGCTCAACCGCGAGTTCGGCGCCGAGGCCCCGGACACCAAATGGGTCACCGACGTGACCGAGTTCCGCATCGGCGACCGCAAGGTCTACCTCTCGCCCGTGATCGACCTGTTCGACCGGTCCGTGATCGCCTACGCCTGCGGGCCGTCCCCGACGCTGGAGCTGACGAACTCCTCGCTGCGCGCCGCGATCGCGACCCTGCCCGCCGGAGCCCGCCCGCTGGTGCACTCCGACCAGGGCTTCCAGTACCGGCACGCCTCCTGGCGCTCCCTGCTCGCCGACGCCGGCCTGACCCAGTCGATGTCCCGGCGAGCCACCTGCCTGGACAACGCCGTCGCCGAGAACTTCTTCGGCCACCTCAAAGAAGAACTCTTCCACCACACCAAGTTCGACACCGTCGACACGTTCATCACGGCACTGCACGACTACATCGACTGGTACAACACCACCCGCATCTCCACCACGCTCCAAGGCCTGAGCCCGGCCGAATACCGGGCCCAGACCCTCGCCGCCTAA
- a CDS encoding MGMT family protein, with translation MNDELHERIRAVIADVPAGTVATYGDVAALSGAPSPRMVGRALAEDGHDLPWHRILRANGTPAPHLLHEQLERLRAEGVLADGDKVDLRKYRWRPDGDEPGEDEPPGLF, from the coding sequence ATGAACGACGAACTGCACGAGCGGATACGCGCAGTCATCGCCGACGTACCCGCGGGGACAGTCGCGACGTACGGCGACGTCGCAGCGCTCTCCGGCGCTCCCTCTCCGCGCATGGTCGGCCGCGCCCTCGCCGAGGACGGCCACGACCTGCCCTGGCACCGCATCCTCCGCGCGAACGGGACCCCCGCGCCGCATCTGCTGCACGAACAGCTCGAGCGCCTGCGCGCGGAAGGCGTGCTGGCGGACGGCGACAAGGTGGACCTGCGGAAGTACCGCTGGCGCCCGGACGGGGACGAGCCCGGCGAGGACGAACCGCCCGGCTTGTTCTAG
- a CDS encoding siderophore-interacting protein produces MSVLTYHPGRVTAVRRVTPHMARVTFDCPGLAAAGPAAPDAYVKVFFPLPGDEEPHLPPAAMGDDDALSWYRRYLAMPDDVRPPMRTYTVRAARPETGEVDVDFVLHEESGGPASTWAGQAEVGGRVAFLGPHGLYDVPDGTTWQLLVGDETALPAIGGILERLPQSARASVYIEIPDRAERQTFETNGAVEVHWVVRGARTHGEALVDAVRAAELPSGTPYAWVSGEAGVVKLVRRHLVRERGFDKTAICFTGYWRQGLSEEAAGRQQAEAS; encoded by the coding sequence ATGAGCGTGCTGACTTACCACCCCGGCAGGGTCACCGCGGTCCGGCGGGTCACCCCGCACATGGCGCGGGTCACCTTCGACTGCCCGGGGCTCGCGGCGGCGGGCCCGGCGGCGCCGGACGCGTACGTAAAGGTGTTCTTCCCGCTGCCCGGCGACGAGGAGCCGCATCTGCCGCCCGCCGCGATGGGGGACGACGACGCCCTGTCGTGGTATCGCCGGTACCTCGCGATGCCCGATGACGTGCGGCCGCCGATGCGGACCTACACGGTGCGCGCGGCGCGTCCGGAGACCGGCGAGGTGGACGTCGACTTCGTGCTGCACGAGGAGAGCGGCGGACCGGCGTCGACGTGGGCGGGGCAGGCGGAGGTCGGCGGCCGGGTGGCGTTCCTCGGGCCGCACGGCCTGTACGACGTGCCGGACGGGACGACGTGGCAGCTGCTGGTCGGCGACGAAACCGCGTTGCCGGCGATCGGCGGGATTCTCGAGAGGCTGCCGCAGTCGGCGCGCGCGTCGGTGTACATCGAGATTCCGGACCGTGCGGAGCGACAGACCTTCGAGACCAACGGTGCGGTCGAGGTGCACTGGGTGGTCCGCGGTGCGCGTACGCACGGCGAAGCGCTCGTAGACGCCGTACGCGCGGCAGAGCTGCCCAGCGGCACGCCTTACGCGTGGGTTTCCGGCGAAGCAGGCGTCGTGAAGCTGGTTCGACGGCACCTGGTCCGCGAGCGCGGCTTCGACAAGACAGCCATCTGCTTCACCGGCTACTGGCGGCAAGGCCTCAGCGAAGAAGCTGCGGGACGACAGCAGGCCGAAGCGTCCTAA